In Dermacentor variabilis isolate Ectoservices chromosome 7, ASM5094787v1, whole genome shotgun sequence, a genomic segment contains:
- the LOC142588639 gene encoding uncharacterized protein LOC142588639 gives MANKPATVIPGLQQPPPLDFDKTSEWPAWIDHFDDYRFATALNERSGEAQVRTLLYTMGRQAREVFATFELTDDEAKSYDVVKQRFDSHFVKERTIVYESACFHRRQQRPEESVDQFATALHVLADRCDIGDMKKTHPGQMDPQLTLATALAKARLEETVRQQQQSLRPEGAHIGSPPELQDQGAIVDAVGHQKRPQHKEGRCPYCIGDAHTRSTCPAKASKCHYCGNKGHFAKACLQRKESYLYAFLCKSVGPQELRVSGDMPEVMLASRQNYRLLN, from the exons ATGGCAAACAAGCCCGCAACGGTAATCCCCGGGCTCCAGCAGCCACCACCGCTGGACTTTGACAAAACGTCAGAGTGGCCGGCGTGGATCGACCACTTCGATGACTACCGCTTCGCCACAGCTCTCAACGAACGTTCGGGAGAGGCCCAGGTGCGCACGCTACTTTACACAATGGGACGCCAAGCCCGCGAAGTCTTTGCTACATTTGAGCTGACCGACGATGAAGCAAAAAGTTACGATGTCGTCAAGCAGAGGTTCGACAGTCATTTCGTCAAAGAGCGGACCATTGTTTATGAAAGTGCCTGCTTTCACAGACGCCAGCAACGACCAGAAGAGTCGGTGGATCAGTTCGCAACCGCACTTCACGTGCTGGCAGACCGCTGCGACATTGGGGATATGAAGAAGACTCATCCGGGACAG ATGGATCCGCAGCTGACATTGGCTACGGCGCTGGCCAAGGCTCGCCTAGAGGAAACcgtgcgtcagcagcagcagagccTTCGACCGGAGGGTGCCCACATCGGGAGCCCGCCAGAACTTCAGGACCAAGGTGCCATCGTGGACGCCGTAGGCCACCAGAAACGCCCGCAGCACAAAGAGGGACGGTGCCCCTACTGCATCGGCGACGCGCACACGAGGTCGACGTGCCCAGCCAAAGCTTCCAAGTGCCACTACTGTGGTAACAAAGGACATTTTGCGAAAGCCTGCCTTCAGCGCAAAGAAAG TTACCTGTACGCCTTTCTCTGCAAGTCCGTTGGACCTCAGGAACTCCGGGTTTCAGGTGACATGCCTGAAGTCATGCTTGCAAGCCGGCAGAACTATCGGCTTCTGAACTGA